In one bacterium genomic region, the following are encoded:
- the selA gene encoding L-seryl-tRNA(Sec) selenium transferase translates to MKNLLREIPGIDKMVKNACFKKYPDKLVIQTLRSTTNKIREDIINHNMKTDIDIEKVIIKETLVELEKVKSNNLRKVINATGVILNTNLGRAPVQVSVLKNLIETGGGYSNLEFDIETGERGDRHSSIEKLLKDITGAEDAIIVNNNAAAVLLILDTFAKHKEVIVSRGELIEIGGSFRLPDILKKSDCKLVEVGTTNRTYIEDFENKITKKTALLFKAHTSNYKILGFAHNPSLKELVTLGNKNNVIVVEDVGSGLFVDFTKFDLPYEPTVQEIINTGVDIVSFSGDKLLGGSQCGVIVGKKIYVEKLKKNPLFRALRVGKLTLSCLESILRTYLYDEDPVSKIPILSMIKEPVSSLKLRAKKLHNGLLKTLDKKYQLKIENSESEIGGGAYPGVKIPSIAITITSTKESPNAISKNLRRCEPSVISRITDNKVWLDLRTIFEEDINLILRETKKWL, encoded by the coding sequence ATGAAAAATTTACTTAGAGAAATTCCCGGCATTGATAAAATGGTAAAAAATGCCTGCTTCAAAAAATACCCGGATAAATTGGTTATCCAGACTCTGCGCTCTACCACAAATAAAATACGGGAAGATATAATAAATCACAATATGAAAACCGACATAGATATAGAAAAAGTTATCATCAAAGAAACTCTTGTCGAATTGGAAAAAGTTAAATCCAATAACTTAAGAAAAGTTATTAATGCTACAGGCGTTATCTTGAACACTAATCTCGGTAGAGCCCCGGTCCAGGTTTCGGTTTTGAAAAATCTTATTGAAACGGGAGGAGGGTATTCTAATCTGGAATTTGATATTGAAACAGGGGAGAGGGGAGACAGGCATTCCTCCATAGAGAAACTTTTAAAAGATATTACGGGCGCAGAAGACGCAATCATTGTCAATAATAATGCCGCTGCCGTGCTTCTAATTCTTGATACTTTTGCAAAACATAAAGAAGTTATCGTTTCAAGAGGAGAATTAATAGAAATAGGCGGGTCTTTCAGACTGCCCGATATATTGAAAAAAAGTGATTGTAAACTTGTGGAAGTCGGAACGACAAACCGAACTTACATTGAAGACTTTGAAAATAAAATCACAAAAAAAACTGCGTTACTTTTTAAAGCGCATACTTCTAATTACAAGATATTAGGCTTTGCCCATAATCCTTCATTAAAAGAACTCGTAACGCTTGGAAATAAAAACAATGTCATAGTTGTTGAAGATGTGGGCAGCGGGTTGTTTGTCGATTTCACTAAGTTTGATTTACCATACGAGCCAACCGTTCAGGAAATAATAAATACGGGTGTGGATATTGTTAGTTTTAGCGGGGATAAATTGTTGGGTGGCTCTCAGTGCGGAGTTATTGTTGGTAAGAAAATTTATGTAGAAAAACTTAAAAAGAACCCATTATTTAGAGCATTAAGAGTGGGAAAACTTACCCTGTCTTGTCTGGAATCTATTTTAAGAACTTATTTGTATGACGAAGACCCTGTTTCTAAAATTCCTATTTTGTCTATGATTAAAGAGCCGGTAAGTTCCTTGAAGTTACGCGCAAAAAAATTGCATAATGGATTATTAAAAACACTGGATAAGAAATATCAACTTAAAATAGAAAATTCCGAATCCGAAATAGGCGGAGGCGCTTATCCCGGTGTGAAAATTCCAAGCATCGCCATAACCATAACTTCAACAAAAGAATCTCCCAATGCTATAAGTAAAAATTTAAGGAGATGCGAACCCTCTGTTATTTCACGAATAACGGATAATAAAGTCTGGCTGGACTTGAGAACAATCTTCGAAGAAGATATTAATTTAATTCTCAGGGAAACAAAAAAATGGCTTTAG
- a CDS encoding DUF1003 domain-containing protein, producing MIQIFLMPLIMVGQNLQGRHASKRAKADFKVNTKAEREIETILMHLENQNELILKILDDLEKEKTK from the coding sequence ATGATTCAGATCTTTCTGATGCCTTTAATTATGGTAGGACAAAATCTTCAAGGCCGTCATGCCAGCAAAAGAGCAAAAGCAGACTTCAAAGTAAATACCAAAGCGGAAAGAGAAATAGAAACCATCCTTATGCATCTGGAAAACCAAAACGAACTCATTCTAAAAATATTAGACGATTTGGAAAAAGAAAAAACGAAATAA
- a CDS encoding nitroreductase family protein has product MDVSQAIKERRSVRAYNSKEIPEEALNKLLESARLAPSASNRQQWKFIVVRDKDTRKALSNAASNQKFIADAPVVIAAVSTNPERIMSCAVPAYAVDLAIAVDHITLQATALGLGSCWIGAFSQEEVKKILNVPDEYKVVSLLPVGYPSDSPVPKSRKLLNEIISYETFFKNNPA; this is encoded by the coding sequence ATGGATGTTTCACAGGCAATAAAAGAAAGAAGAAGTGTTAGGGCATACAACTCAAAAGAAATACCCGAAGAGGCGTTAAATAAATTATTAGAATCGGCTCGTCTTGCTCCTTCTGCATCAAACAGACAACAATGGAAGTTTATAGTTGTCCGCGACAAAGACACAAGAAAAGCTCTTTCCAATGCGGCATCCAATCAAAAATTCATTGCGGATGCTCCGGTTGTTATTGCAGCCGTCAGCACTAATCCCGAACGAATTATGAGTTGTGCTGTACCTGCTTATGCCGTAGACCTTGCAATAGCCGTTGACCATATTACATTACAGGCAACTGCATTAGGATTGGGCAGTTGTTGGATAGGCGCATTTTCGCAGGAAGAAGTAAAAAAAATACTGAACGTTCCCGATGAATATAAAGTTGTAAGTTTGTTACCTGTGGGGTATCCATCGGATTCGCCCGTTCCAAAGAGTCGCAAATTATTAAACGAAATAATAAGTTATGAGACTTTTTTTAAAAATAACCCAGCATAG
- the selB gene encoding selenocysteine-specific translation elongation factor, whose amino-acid sequence MALVIGTAGHVDHGKTELIKALTGIDTDRLPEEKDRGMTIVLGFAFLDLPVSGRVGIVDVPGHEKFLKNMITGVYGIDVALLVVSADEGVMPQTEEHFQILSIAEIKKIIVVLTKVDITSENRIEETIFEVQTLFENTIYENSEIVKVSSKTGQGLDELKQLLDKTISAMPPKDVTGIPVLPVDRIFSLKGVGAVATGTLINGTLKLGDKISIYPRNLVSKVKQIQVHNDLKNEVDTGHRVGLNPANIKTEDINIGDIISYENAFLPTKIIDVKIQPKSKIVLKEWMRVKVHILTDEILGRVALLGDGKYCQILLERETVTWFKNKVIIRNYSPEYLIGGGMVLNPVPVRHKRKDSDVVKLLEIRENHNMKEIILEEIKNKNWKMEDLKKTLFSPNNEFDKTLQTMLNSGEVKLISKYLTDESTFAKIKNDILQELESFYKSSAAIKLGILKDELRKKLRLEAEFFDALIYELPEIEIVKDKLRLKTWKLTLSDTQLKELERVEQLSRSGPCSLAEFERETINILLQEKKVVNVKNEFFIHMDIFEGWKQVLKNHIETNKSMVIGDIKKLFGLSRKHTVAVAEYLDEIKFTKRTGDVRVLF is encoded by the coding sequence ATGGCTTTAGTTATCGGAACTGCAGGACACGTTGACCACGGCAAAACAGAACTTATAAAAGCCCTTACCGGTATTGATACCGATAGACTCCCCGAAGAAAAAGACAGGGGAATGACTATTGTGCTGGGGTTCGCTTTTCTGGACTTGCCAGTCTCCGGCAGGGTTGGAATCGTTGACGTTCCGGGACACGAAAAGTTCCTGAAGAATATGATTACCGGCGTCTATGGAATAGATGTCGCTTTGCTTGTCGTGTCCGCGGATGAAGGCGTTATGCCACAGACCGAAGAACATTTCCAAATACTTAGTATTGCGGAAATTAAAAAAATAATAGTAGTCCTAACTAAAGTTGACATAACAAGCGAAAATAGGATAGAAGAAACTATCTTTGAAGTTCAGACCTTATTTGAAAATACCATTTACGAAAATAGCGAAATCGTTAAAGTGTCTTCTAAAACCGGACAGGGATTGGACGAGCTAAAACAATTACTGGATAAAACTATCTCTGCTATGCCCCCCAAAGACGTTACCGGAATTCCTGTTTTGCCCGTTGACAGGATATTTTCACTTAAAGGTGTCGGTGCAGTTGCTACCGGAACTTTGATTAACGGAACATTAAAACTTGGTGATAAAATTTCTATCTACCCGCGAAACTTAGTCTCAAAAGTAAAACAAATACAGGTTCATAATGACTTGAAAAATGAAGTGGATACAGGACATAGAGTAGGATTAAATCCCGCTAACATAAAAACGGAAGACATTAACATAGGGGATATAATATCGTACGAGAATGCTTTCCTGCCTACAAAAATAATTGACGTAAAAATACAACCAAAGTCAAAAATAGTCTTGAAAGAATGGATGCGGGTAAAAGTTCATATTCTTACGGATGAAATTCTGGGGAGAGTGGCTTTACTCGGGGATGGTAAATATTGCCAGATACTACTGGAAAGAGAAACCGTAACCTGGTTTAAAAATAAAGTTATAATAAGAAATTACTCTCCCGAATACTTGATAGGCGGGGGAATGGTTTTAAATCCTGTCCCGGTTAGGCATAAAAGAAAAGACAGTGACGTCGTGAAACTGCTTGAAATCAGGGAAAACCATAATATGAAAGAAATAATACTGGAAGAAATAAAAAACAAAAACTGGAAAATGGAAGACCTGAAAAAAACTTTGTTTTCCCCGAATAACGAATTTGATAAAACATTGCAGACAATGTTAAACTCGGGTGAAGTTAAACTAATCTCAAAATATTTAACTGACGAATCGACTTTTGCGAAAATAAAAAATGACATTCTACAAGAGTTAGAAAGTTTTTACAAGTCAAGCGCTGCTATAAAATTGGGTATCTTAAAAGATGAATTAAGAAAAAAATTACGTTTGGAAGCGGAATTTTTTGATGCGCTTATTTATGAATTACCTGAAATTGAAATCGTAAAAGATAAACTAAGACTTAAAACATGGAAGCTGACATTGAGCGATACTCAGCTAAAAGAATTGGAAAGAGTGGAACAACTCTCCCGCTCGGGACCTTGTTCTTTAGCAGAATTTGAAAGGGAAACAATAAATATATTATTGCAGGAGAAGAAGGTAGTAAACGTAAAAAATGAGTTTTTTATTCATATGGATATTTTTGAAGGATGGAAACAGGTTCTAAAAAATCATATAGAAACAAATAAGTCAATGGTTATTGGAGACATAAAAAAACTTTTTGGCCTTTCGCGAAAACATACCGTTGCCGTAGCAGAATATTTGGACGAAATCAAATTCACAAAAAGAACCGGAGATGTAAGGGTATTGTTCTGA